A segment of the Parasynechococcus marenigrum WH 8102 genome:
CTTCGAGGAACAGCATCTGGGCCACAAGGGCATCGGCAACGGCGTCATCCACGCCGGTGCCGAGAAAGATGATCCGTTCCCTGAGCAGCCTTGAGTAGATGTCGAAGGCGCGGTCTCCACGACCGGACTGTTCCACCACGGTCGGCAACGGGCCTGGGGCAGAGATGGGCATCTCAGCCCGCCAGCGGTTCTGGATCGGGTGATGGCTGCGGGCGTCGATCACGCGCTTGCTGTCCTTTTGCGTGGGATCAATCTATGGGCCCTGTTCAAGCCTCGGCGTCCGTTTTGGACTTGGCGGGCGTTTTCTTCTTCGCGGCGGGCTTTTTCTTGGCAGCTGGCTTCTCGGCGTCGTCGGCATCATCCGCCGCCGGTGCCTGTTCGGTGAGCGTGCTGTTCTCCTCCAGCCAGCTCATCAGCTGCTCCTGAATCAAGTCATCCATCACCGCCTGGCGCAGGCGCTGCGGGTCGATCTTGGCGTCTGCAGCCAGCTCTTTTTTCACCTCTTTGATCTTGGCGTCCACGGCGTCGTCCTCCACCGAGATCCCTTCGGCTTCCGCCAGAGCGGTGAGGGCAAAGCTGCGGCGCAGACGCTCCTCGGCTTCGGGCCGTGAATTCTGCATCAGGTTGCGCACCAGGTCTGGGGTGAACAGCGATTTCACATCCATGCCCTGCTGGGCGAACTGTGCAGCGGTCTGCTCCAGCAGATTGCGGCTCTCCTGTTGGATCAGGGCCTCTGGCAGTTCCACTTCCAACTGCTCCACCAAGGCGCCAATCAGGGCATCGCGGCGGTTGCTGGTCTGGCGACGTTCGGCGTCGTCCTTGAGCCGTTGTTCCAGCTCCTGACGCAGCTCCGCCAGGGTCTCCTGTTCGCTGGCCTGCTTGGCGAAGGCGTCATTCAGCTCCGGCAGCTCGCGGGTTTTGAGGTCCTTTAGCTCGATCTCGAAGGCCGCCTTGCGGCCGCGGGCATCCTCCTTGGGATAGTCATCCGGGAACTGGCAGTCGACGGTTTTGCTGTCGCCCACTGCCATGCCGATCACCCCTTCGATGAAGCCGGGGATCATCCGGCCATGCTCGAGGTCCACATCCATGGAGTCGGCGCTGCCGCCTTCGATCTCCGAGCCGTCATCGCTGTAGGTGCCCTTGAACCCGAGCACGGCGATGTCGCCCTGTTCGGCTGCGCGGCCCTCGACCGGCACCACCGTGGCCAGTTGCTTGCGGGAGTCCTCCAGCATTTCGTCCACTTTGGCGGCGTCGTAAGCCACCGGTTCAAAGCTGGCTTTCAGCCCTTTGGTGCTTTTGAGCTTGGGCGTAGGGGCAACATCCGCCTCGAGGGTGATCGTGACGGCTTCGCCGGGTGTGAAGGAATCCAGCAGACCTTCGAAGCCACCGCTGAGTTCCGGCTGGCTGATCGGTTCGAGGGATTCCTGCTGGATGGCATCGCGCCAGGCGCCATCCACCATGGTTTCCAGGGCAGAGGCCTTGATCCGTACGGCACCAAGCTGCTGAATCACCACCGTCCGCGGCACCTTGCCCTTGCGGAACCCCGGCAGGTTGATGCTGCGGCTGAGGCTGTTGATCGCGTCCTCGTAGCTGGTCTTGGTGCGCTCAGCCGGGACCGTCACGGTCACCGCCAGACGGCTGCCGGGGCGGCTTTCGGTGGTCACCTTCAAGGCGGCAGCGCTCATGGCGGAATTCAGAAACAACAGGCCAGCCCAACAGTTTAAGAAACGGTTGGCGATTCACCCTTCCCGGTAAGGTGTGGCCACGGTTCCAATGTGAACGTCACGATCTCCACGGGTGACGCATATTCGATTTGAGCCGGCAGCCTGCTGTCCCGTTCACCCCCCGCTTGTCCTCGTCTTTTCCAGCCCGTCCCCTCAACGTTGCTGTTCTCGGCGCCAGTGGTGCGGTCGGTCAGGAGTTGCTTCTACTCCTAGAGGAACGCAACTTTCCGGTAGCTGAATTGAAGCTGCTGGCTTCGGCACGCTCCGCCGGCAGCACGCAGCAGTGGAACGGCCGCACGATCACCCTCGAGGAGGTGAACGCTGCGGCGTTTGAGGGAGTGGATCTTGTGCTGGCCTCCGCTGGCGGGTCGGTGTCGCGGCAGTGGCGTGACGCGATCACCGCCGCGGGTGCAGTGATGGTGGATAACTCCAGTGCCTTCCGCATGGAAGAGGGTGTTCCTCTGGTGGTGCCGGAGGTCAATCCCGATGCAGCGTTGGCCCACAACGGGGTGATCGCCAACCCCAACTGCACCACGATCCTGCTCACCCTCGCCCTGGCGCCTCTGGCCGCTAGACGCCCGATGCGACGGGTTGTGGTGAGTACCTATCAGTCCGCCAGCGGTGCCGGCGCCCGGGCGATGGAGGAGCTCAAAACCCTGTCGCAGACCGTGCTCGATGGAGGCACCCCCCAAGGAGAGGTGCTGCCCTACTCACTGGCCTTCAATCTGTTCCTGCACAACTCTCCGCTGCAGGCCAACAGCTACTGCGAGGAGGAGATGAAGATGGTGAACGAGACCCGCAAGATCATGGATCTGCCGGATCTCCGTTTCACGGCCACCTGCGTGCGTGTTCCGGTGCTGCGGGCCCATTCCGAGGCCGTCAACATCGAATTTGAGCAGCCGTTCCCGGTGGAGGAGGCGCGTTCTCTGTTGAGCGCGGCCCCTGGCGTTGAGTTGATCGAGGATCCGGCCACCAACCGCTTCCCCATGCCCACCGATGTCACGGGCCGGGATCCGGTTGCTGTGGGGCGCATCCGTCAGGACATCAGCGATCCGAACGCTCTGGAGTTGTGGCTCTGCGGTGATCAGATCCGCAAGGGAGCGGCCCTGAATGCCGTTCAGCTCGCCGAACTGCTGCTGCCGTCATGACTTCCCCCGCTGCCCTGTCTCCCACACCCTTTGGCCGCGTTGTCACGGCGATGGTCACGCCGTTTGATGATTCGGGTGCGGTGGATCTTCCCCTGGCGGGACGCTTGGCTCGTCATCTTGTGGAGCAGGGTTCCGATGGCCTGGTGGTGAGCGGTACCACCGGTGAATCTCCCACCCTGAGCTGGCAGGAGCAGTTGCAGTTGCTGCAGGCCGTGCGTGAGGCGGTGGGTTCGGATGCCCAGGTGCTGGCTGGCACCGGCAGCAACTGCACCGCTGAGGCGGTCGAGGCCACCCGGCAAGCTGCCGCCGCCGGTGCCGATGGCGCGCTGGTGGTGGTTCCGTATTACAACAAACCCCCTCAGGACGGCCTGGCTGCTCATTTCCGTGCCATCGCCGAGGCAGCACCAGAACTGCCACTGATGCTCTACAACATTCCTGGGCGGACGGGATGCAGCATGGCGCCGGAGACGGTGGCGCAGCTGATGGACTGCCCCAACGTCGTCAGTTTCAAGGCCGCCAGTGGCACCACCGAGGAGGTCACGGCCCTGCGGCTGGCCTGCAGTTCGAAGCTTGCGATCTACAGCGGTGACGACGGCCTCACCCTGCCGATGATCTCCGTTGGAGCCGTGGGTGTGGTGAGTGTGGCCAGTCATGTGGTCGGCCCCCAGATCCGCGCCATGATTGATGCCTACATGCAGGGCGACGCAGCCGTCGCCCTTGCCCTTCACGAACAGCTGCAGCCTGTGTTCAAGGCCCTGTTCGCCACCACCAATCCGATTCCGGTCAAAGCCGCGCTTCAACTCAACGGCTGGTCCGTCGGCGATCCCCGTCCACCCTTGTCTCCCTTACCTGACGACATGAGATCAACCCTTGCCCAAACCATGGCTGCCCTTCGTCAGACCTGACGGTCCGGCTTAACGGCTTACGCAAACAGTTTTTTCAACAGGTTTCTTTCATGGCAAACAACGCACGATCCGGGAAGGGGCAGGAGCCTTGCTTGCGGGTGATTCCCCTTGGGGGACTGCACGAAATCGGCAAGAACACCTGCGTGTTCGAGTACGGCGACGATCTGATGCTGGTGGATGCCGGCCTGGCGTTCCCCAGCGATGGCATGCACGGCGTGAACGTGGTGCTGCCGGACACCAGTTTTCTGCGGGAGAACCAGAAGCGGATCCGCGGCATGATCGTGACTCATGGTCATGAAGACCACATCGGTGGCATCTCTCACCACCTCAAGCACTTCAACATCCCGGTGATCTACGGGCCCCGTCTGGCCCTGTCGATGCTCACTGGAAAGATGGAGGAGGCCGGCGTCTCCGACCGCACCACGCTGCAGACCGTCAGTCCCCGCGACGTGGTGAAGGTGGGCCAGCACTTCTCGGTGGAATTCATCCGCAACACTCACTCCATGGCGGACAGCTACTCGCTGGCCATCAAAACCCCGGTGGGAACCATCATTTTCACCGGCGATTTCAAGTTCGATCACACCCCGGTCGATGGCGAGCATTTCGACATGGCCCGCCTCG
Coding sequences within it:
- the tig gene encoding trigger factor; amino-acid sequence: MSAAALKVTTESRPGSRLAVTVTVPAERTKTSYEDAINSLSRSINLPGFRKGKVPRTVVIQQLGAVRIKASALETMVDGAWRDAIQQESLEPISQPELSGGFEGLLDSFTPGEAVTITLEADVAPTPKLKSTKGLKASFEPVAYDAAKVDEMLEDSRKQLATVVPVEGRAAEQGDIAVLGFKGTYSDDGSEIEGGSADSMDVDLEHGRMIPGFIEGVIGMAVGDSKTVDCQFPDDYPKEDARGRKAAFEIELKDLKTRELPELNDAFAKQASEQETLAELRQELEQRLKDDAERRQTSNRRDALIGALVEQLEVELPEALIQQESRNLLEQTAAQFAQQGMDVKSLFTPDLVRNLMQNSRPEAEERLRRSFALTALAEAEGISVEDDAVDAKIKEVKKELAADAKIDPQRLRQAVMDDLIQEQLMSWLEENSTLTEQAPAADDADDAEKPAAKKKPAAKKKTPAKSKTDAEA
- a CDS encoding aspartate-semialdehyde dehydrogenase; protein product: MSSSFPARPLNVAVLGASGAVGQELLLLLEERNFPVAELKLLASARSAGSTQQWNGRTITLEEVNAAAFEGVDLVLASAGGSVSRQWRDAITAAGAVMVDNSSAFRMEEGVPLVVPEVNPDAALAHNGVIANPNCTTILLTLALAPLAARRPMRRVVVSTYQSASGAGARAMEELKTLSQTVLDGGTPQGEVLPYSLAFNLFLHNSPLQANSYCEEEMKMVNETRKIMDLPDLRFTATCVRVPVLRAHSEAVNIEFEQPFPVEEARSLLSAAPGVELIEDPATNRFPMPTDVTGRDPVAVGRIRQDISDPNALELWLCGDQIRKGAALNAVQLAELLLPS
- the dapA gene encoding 4-hydroxy-tetrahydrodipicolinate synthase, which encodes MTSPAALSPTPFGRVVTAMVTPFDDSGAVDLPLAGRLARHLVEQGSDGLVVSGTTGESPTLSWQEQLQLLQAVREAVGSDAQVLAGTGSNCTAEAVEATRQAAAAGADGALVVVPYYNKPPQDGLAAHFRAIAEAAPELPLMLYNIPGRTGCSMAPETVAQLMDCPNVVSFKAASGTTEEVTALRLACSSKLAIYSGDDGLTLPMISVGAVGVVSVASHVVGPQIRAMIDAYMQGDAAVALALHEQLQPVFKALFATTNPIPVKAALQLNGWSVGDPRPPLSPLPDDMRSTLAQTMAALRQT